A region of Natribaculum luteum DNA encodes the following proteins:
- a CDS encoding DNA-directed RNA polymerase subunit H, with amino-acid sequence MVDVSQHELVPEHTVLEEDELEDVLAEYDIDRTDLPKIKRTDPALPDEAEIGDVIEIVRDSRTTDQAVVYRLVVD; translated from the coding sequence ATGGTAGACGTAAGCCAACACGAACTGGTTCCGGAGCACACCGTTCTCGAGGAGGACGAGCTCGAGGACGTGCTCGCGGAGTACGACATCGACCGCACCGACTTGCCGAAAATCAAACGCACCGATCCCGCCCTGCCGGACGAGGCGGAGATCGGCGACGTCATCGAGATCGTTCGAGACTCGCGAACGACAGATCAGGCGGTCGTATACCGCCTCGTGGTGGATTAA
- a CDS encoding HalOD1 output domain-containing protein, with translation MQDRSDGDVDDDVLIEIVDALEANDVDLDSNRLYDYIDPDVLEQLLESATGQVTVSFTVDEHRVTVTPTTVVVSEHTGPETTHTRSR, from the coding sequence ATGCAAGATAGGTCGGATGGTGATGTGGACGACGACGTCCTCATCGAAATCGTAGATGCGCTGGAAGCGAACGACGTCGATCTCGATTCTAACCGCCTCTACGACTACATCGATCCGGACGTACTCGAACAGCTCCTCGAGTCGGCGACTGGACAGGTGACGGTCTCGTTTACCGTCGACGAACACCGGGTGACGGTAACGCCCACGACGGTCGTCGTTTCCGAGCACACCGGTCCAGAGACGACGCACACTCGTAGTCGCTGA
- a CDS encoding CDGSH iron-sulfur domain-containing protein, whose translation MARLVEHDAHGPRKLTASDLDDEKGDIAICQCGLAESYPFCDGTHRETTDEDDDALYDYDVDDAQRRVVDRVVYADDE comes from the coding sequence ATGGCACGCCTGGTCGAACACGACGCCCACGGCCCGCGAAAGCTGACGGCGTCGGATCTCGACGACGAAAAGGGAGATATCGCGATCTGTCAGTGTGGGCTCGCCGAGTCGTATCCGTTCTGCGACGGGACTCACCGAGAAACCACCGACGAAGACGACGACGCTCTCTACGACTACGATGTCGACGACGCCCAGCGTCGCGTCGTCGATCGCGTCGTCTACGCCGACGACGAGTGA
- a CDS encoding ATP-binding protein, whose protein sequence is MTFVIGRDRDAGATGALGRYRALDGSDGAPLSLDLDGPHAVLIVGKRGYGKSYTLGVVAEELARAPGVAPVIVDTVGVFDTLADPADGEPVPATVIDSPAVSPSALDPRSWCVLLGLSPESGAGGLLWQATAAETTLEDVRDHVESADAPAVDRRSAANHVDLAASWGVFDDDGLAATDLGGSEVTVVDVSGLDAAPMNAVVSGIGDALYRARVDETIARLPWLLLDEAHAFFDGVAASTLRTILTRGRTPGVSLVAATQRPSAIPDVGISQSDVVVSHRLTSLADIEALERARPSYVQSSLADRMPTAPGEVVVVDDATETVHAATIRRRDTPHGGSSPRASEQAPGW, encoded by the coding sequence GTGACGTTCGTGATCGGTCGTGACCGAGACGCAGGGGCCACGGGTGCGCTGGGCCGTTACAGGGCACTCGACGGGAGCGACGGTGCCCCGCTGTCGCTCGACCTCGACGGCCCCCACGCGGTGTTGATCGTCGGCAAGCGCGGCTACGGCAAATCCTACACGCTCGGCGTCGTCGCCGAGGAACTCGCGCGTGCACCCGGCGTCGCCCCCGTAATCGTCGACACGGTGGGCGTTTTCGACACGCTCGCGGATCCGGCCGACGGCGAGCCGGTTCCGGCCACTGTGATCGATTCGCCCGCTGTTTCCCCGTCCGCGCTCGATCCGCGCTCGTGGTGTGTTCTTCTCGGACTCTCGCCGGAAAGCGGCGCTGGTGGCCTGCTCTGGCAGGCCACAGCCGCCGAAACGACGCTCGAGGACGTTCGCGACCACGTCGAGTCGGCCGACGCACCTGCGGTCGACCGGCGGTCTGCGGCAAATCACGTCGACCTCGCCGCCTCGTGGGGCGTCTTCGACGACGACGGTCTCGCGGCGACCGATCTCGGTGGATCGGAGGTGACCGTCGTCGACGTCTCGGGACTCGACGCCGCGCCGATGAACGCCGTCGTCAGCGGGATCGGCGACGCCCTGTATCGGGCACGCGTCGACGAGACGATCGCCAGACTCCCCTGGTTGTTACTCGACGAAGCTCACGCGTTCTTCGACGGCGTCGCCGCGTCGACGCTTCGAACGATTCTGACACGTGGCAGGACACCTGGCGTCAGCCTCGTCGCCGCCACGCAGCGACCGAGCGCGATCCCCGACGTCGGCATCTCGCAGTCGGACGTCGTCGTCTCGCATCGGTTGACTTCGCTGGCCGACATCGAGGCGCTCGAGCGCGCTCGTCCGTCGTACGTGCAGTCGTCGCTCGCCGATCGAATGCCGACGGCACCAGGCGAGGTCGTCGTCGTCGACGACGCGACCGAAACCGTTCACGCAGCGACGATTCGCCGACGGGACACGCCACACGGCGGCTCGAGTCCACGAGCGAGCGAACAGGCTCCAGGGTGGTAG
- a CDS encoding DUF7382 domain-containing protein, giving the protein MRLQHPFADDDRAIEGLPIRLVIALVVGVASLGIMMNMLSGLGGLSSTEVDVDADPVTIDADTDTTVTLTVLGDDGQAVEDATVIVMGGSARLDGTPQGETNEDGEVGLKLEPELAHGQRTGTLEVEVVPPTDSDYVDDQGNNEIVVVEN; this is encoded by the coding sequence ATGCGGTTACAACATCCGTTCGCGGACGACGATCGTGCGATAGAAGGACTGCCGATCCGACTCGTGATCGCGCTCGTCGTCGGCGTCGCGAGTCTCGGCATCATGATGAACATGCTCTCGGGACTCGGTGGCCTCTCCTCGACCGAGGTCGACGTCGACGCCGACCCTGTGACCATCGACGCGGATACCGACACGACCGTCACGCTCACTGTGCTCGGAGACGACGGCCAGGCCGTCGAAGACGCGACGGTGATCGTGATGGGCGGCTCGGCGCGACTCGACGGGACACCACAGGGGGAGACGAACGAAGACGGCGAAGTGGGGCTCAAACTCGAGCCCGAGCTCGCTCACGGTCAACGAACCGGCACGCTCGAGGTCGAGGTCGTCCCGCCGACCGACAGCGACTACGTCGACGACCAGGGGAACAACGAGATCGTCGTCGTCGAAAACTAG
- a CDS encoding protein-L-isoaspartate O-methyltransferase family protein, giving the protein MDLAVLREDMVDSLAHETKAILEDEAVGVAMRDVPRHEFLDDERLAYADREHERLGTRVLAPSTVARLLQALEARDGDSVLVVGVGVGYTAAVVAELVGETNVHAVDIARPVVYEARENLSRAGYDGVLVDCRDGAYGLPEYAPFDRILVEAAAIDPPRALLEQLSDDGRLVFPRGGHRQRLEATDADGSRETFGAVSFDPLLVEGEQSGALERNRTAREDLEFARRRAESRRGWEQDWIEWDG; this is encoded by the coding sequence ATGGACCTCGCGGTACTGCGAGAGGACATGGTCGACAGTCTCGCACACGAGACCAAGGCCATCCTCGAGGACGAGGCAGTCGGCGTCGCCATGCGCGACGTCCCCCGCCACGAATTTCTCGACGACGAGCGACTCGCCTACGCAGACCGCGAACACGAACGCCTTGGGACCCGCGTTCTCGCTCCGAGCACCGTCGCCCGTCTACTGCAGGCACTCGAGGCCCGCGACGGCGACTCCGTTCTCGTCGTCGGCGTCGGCGTCGGCTACACCGCCGCAGTCGTCGCCGAACTCGTCGGCGAGACCAACGTCCACGCCGTCGACATCGCCCGTCCGGTCGTCTACGAAGCCAGGGAGAACCTCTCTCGAGCCGGTTACGACGGCGTCCTCGTCGACTGCCGGGACGGCGCTTACGGTCTCCCGGAGTACGCGCCGTTCGATCGCATCCTCGTCGAGGCCGCCGCGATCGATCCGCCGCGTGCGCTTCTCGAGCAGCTGTCCGACGACGGACGGCTGGTCTTCCCGCGAGGCGGTCACCGCCAGCGCCTCGAGGCGACCGACGCCGACGGCTCTCGCGAGACGTTCGGTGCCGTCTCGTTCGACCCGCTGCTCGTCGAGGGCGAACAGTCGGGGGCGCTCGAGCGCAACCGGACCGCCCGGGAAGACCTCGAGTTCGCCCGGCGGCGTGCCGAGTCACGTCGCGGCTGGGAGCAAGACTGGATCGAGTGGGACGGCTAG
- a CDS encoding HVO_0476 family zinc finger protein produces MTEVPDRIPTPCPACSPDLETVHEVLSSGGGALTVRCSECGHVHKVQPEREREVTLDVVVSQDGESFTANVTTPAEETIEVGDEFILETKEVLSTVRVTSLEVDHHRRVEEAGAEKIETVWTREVDNVGVNVTIHPQDGSRDDSRSTTIYVPGDYEFEVGEVEEFGDDEFEIDAFVVRGDASGYDRDRYEQDGDVAFAKDVKRVYAFDQTTSAWSAW; encoded by the coding sequence ATGACCGAAGTCCCGGACCGAATTCCGACGCCGTGCCCGGCGTGTTCTCCCGATCTCGAGACGGTCCACGAAGTCCTCTCGTCCGGCGGCGGTGCGCTCACTGTCCGCTGTAGCGAGTGTGGACACGTCCACAAGGTACAGCCAGAACGCGAACGCGAAGTGACCCTCGACGTCGTCGTCTCCCAGGACGGAGAGTCGTTCACCGCGAACGTCACCACGCCGGCCGAGGAGACCATCGAAGTCGGCGACGAGTTCATCCTGGAGACCAAGGAAGTGCTCTCGACCGTTCGCGTCACCAGCCTCGAGGTCGACCACCACCGTCGCGTCGAGGAGGCGGGTGCCGAGAAGATCGAGACCGTCTGGACCCGCGAGGTCGACAACGTCGGCGTCAACGTCACGATCCACCCGCAGGACGGCTCACGCGACGACAGTCGAAGCACCACCATCTACGTCCCTGGCGACTACGAGTTCGAGGTCGGCGAAGTCGAGGAGTTCGGCGACGACGAGTTCGAGATCGACGCGTTCGTCGTCCGCGGCGACGCCTCGGGTTACGACCGCGACCGGTACGAACAGGACGGTGACGTCGCCTTCGCGAAGGACGTCAAACGTGTCTACGCGTTCGACCAGACGACGTCCGCCTGGTCTGCCTGGTGA
- a CDS encoding aminopeptidase, translating into MSDLRTSAETAVRQCLNLTENESCVIVTDDDRLEIGEALYEVASEITDDAVVVRYPPGETHGAEPPEPVAAAMAGGDVVLAPTTKSLSHTRARTEANEVGARVATLPGITEEVFTTGLDADYDSIATHCEEVREQVDDADEIRVTTALGTDVTFGIGDRQFLSDTGIVHEPGQMSNLPAGEVFVSPETADGTFVVDGTMMPHGLLADGETLTFEVEDGSVTDISDDDIRETVENAADEVGDAAYNLAELGIGTNVAVTELVGSVLLDEKAAGTIHIAIGDDAGIGGDTEAPIHLDGIVRDPTVYADGTEVALPEPESQ; encoded by the coding sequence ATGAGCGATCTTCGCACTTCGGCCGAGACGGCCGTCCGCCAGTGTCTGAACCTCACCGAAAACGAGTCCTGCGTGATCGTCACCGACGACGACCGCCTCGAAATCGGCGAGGCGCTGTACGAGGTCGCAAGCGAGATCACCGACGACGCCGTCGTCGTTCGCTATCCACCGGGTGAGACCCACGGAGCGGAACCGCCGGAACCAGTCGCGGCGGCGATGGCAGGTGGCGACGTCGTCCTCGCGCCGACGACGAAGAGCCTCAGTCACACCCGTGCACGCACGGAAGCGAACGAGGTCGGCGCTCGCGTCGCCACGCTCCCCGGCATCACCGAGGAGGTGTTCACCACCGGACTCGACGCCGACTACGACTCCATCGCGACCCACTGCGAGGAGGTCAGAGAGCAGGTCGACGACGCCGACGAAATCCGCGTGACGACGGCGCTCGGAACCGACGTCACCTTCGGCATCGGCGATCGGCAGTTCCTCTCGGATACCGGCATCGTCCACGAACCTGGACAGATGTCGAACCTCCCCGCCGGCGAGGTGTTCGTCAGTCCCGAGACGGCCGACGGCACGTTCGTCGTCGACGGGACGATGATGCCCCACGGGCTGCTCGCCGACGGAGAGACGCTCACCTTCGAGGTCGAGGACGGCTCCGTCACCGATATCTCCGACGACGACATCCGCGAGACGGTCGAGAACGCGGCCGACGAGGTCGGCGACGCTGCGTACAACCTCGCCGAACTCGGCATCGGGACGAACGTCGCCGTGACGGAACTCGTCGGGTCGGTCTTGCTCGACGAGAAAGCGGCCGGCACGATCCACATCGCGATCGGCGACGACGCGGGAATCGGCGGCGATACCGAGGCCCCGATCCACCTCGACGGGATCGTTCGCGATCCGACCGTCTACGCCGACGGGACCGAAGTCGCGCTACCGGAACCCGAGAGCCAGTAG
- a CDS encoding nucleotidyltransferase domain-containing protein encodes MVVQSHLEALRTIHETCTDGNVTWALTGSLSFALQGVPIEPDDVDVQTTEAGAYELERRLSDAVVDPVSLESSDGIRSHFGAFDLAGVRVEVMGALQKRADGVWEPPVDVTDHRRWITVDGLDVPVLSLEYEANAYERLGRHERATLLSEYADR; translated from the coding sequence ATGGTGGTGCAGTCTCACCTCGAGGCGCTTCGAACGATCCACGAGACCTGTACCGACGGAAACGTGACGTGGGCGCTGACCGGCAGCCTGAGCTTCGCGCTCCAGGGCGTTCCCATCGAGCCCGACGACGTCGACGTCCAGACGACCGAAGCGGGAGCCTACGAACTCGAGCGACGACTCTCCGACGCCGTCGTCGACCCGGTGTCACTCGAATCGAGCGACGGGATCCGATCACACTTCGGCGCGTTCGACCTCGCGGGCGTCCGCGTGGAGGTGATGGGTGCTCTCCAGAAACGAGCCGACGGCGTGTGGGAACCTCCAGTGGACGTCACCGACCATCGCCGCTGGATCACCGTCGACGGGCTCGACGTTCCCGTTCTCTCGCTCGAGTACGAGGCGAACGCCTACGAGCGACTGGGTCGACACGAGCGGGCAACACTGCTGTCCGAGTACGCAGATCGATAG
- a CDS encoding type II glyceraldehyde-3-phosphate dehydrogenase translates to MLQVAINGYGTIGKRVADAVREQPDMEVLGVAKTRPNFEAETAIQKGYPLYAAIEERADQFAEAGLETAGQVEELVDEADVVVDATPSGIGAQNKELYEKYDTPALYQGGEDADVADVSFNARSNFSEAVDADHVRVVSCNTTGLSRVVSPLREAYGVEKVRATLVRRGGDPGQTSRGPINDILPNPVTVPSHHGPDVNTIFPDLDIDTLGMKVPATLMHMHSLNVTLEEDVDEDEVRELLADESRLFLIPEALAIDGSGKLKEYALDAGRPRGDLWENCIWEESISTVGRDLYLFQGIHQESDVVPENVDAIRAVSGLADAEESTTTTDDALGIGL, encoded by the coding sequence ATGCTACAGGTCGCCATCAATGGCTACGGGACGATTGGGAAACGCGTCGCAGACGCCGTCCGCGAACAACCGGACATGGAAGTACTGGGCGTCGCGAAGACGCGTCCGAACTTCGAGGCCGAGACGGCCATCCAGAAGGGGTACCCGCTGTACGCGGCGATCGAGGAACGCGCAGACCAGTTCGCCGAGGCCGGACTCGAGACCGCCGGTCAGGTCGAGGAACTGGTCGACGAGGCCGACGTCGTCGTCGACGCAACGCCGTCGGGCATCGGCGCGCAGAACAAGGAACTGTACGAGAAGTACGACACGCCGGCGCTCTACCAGGGCGGCGAGGACGCGGACGTCGCGGACGTCAGCTTCAACGCCCGTTCGAACTTCTCCGAGGCGGTCGACGCCGACCACGTCCGGGTCGTCTCCTGTAACACGACGGGGCTCTCGCGGGTCGTCTCACCGCTTCGCGAGGCCTACGGCGTCGAGAAGGTCCGGGCGACGCTGGTTCGTCGCGGCGGCGATCCGGGCCAGACCTCTCGTGGCCCGATCAACGACATCCTCCCGAATCCCGTCACCGTTCCCTCCCACCACGGTCCCGACGTCAACACCATCTTCCCCGACCTCGACATCGACACGCTCGGGATGAAGGTTCCCGCGACGCTGATGCACATGCACAGCTTGAACGTCACGCTCGAGGAGGACGTCGACGAAGACGAGGTTCGCGAGTTGCTGGCCGACGAGAGCCGACTCTTCTTGATCCCGGAAGCGCTGGCGATCGACGGCAGCGGCAAGCTCAAAGAGTACGCACTCGACGCCGGCCGGCCGCGTGGCGACCTCTGGGAGAACTGCATCTGGGAGGAGTCGATCTCCACCGTCGGTCGCGACCTCTACCTCTTCCAGGGCATCCACCAGGAGTCCGACGTCGTCCCCGAGAACGTCGACGCGATCCGCGCGGTAAGCGGACTCGCCGACGCCGAAGAGAGCACGACGACGACCGACGACGCGCTCGGAATCGGCCTCTGA
- a CDS encoding Hsp20/alpha crystallin family protein: MRRDDRDDPFDDLFREIERMMNEMMSGADMNFESSTSVDTGFGTDTHVDVHDADDEIRVVADLPGVEKQNIDLECDGKTLTISARSDHREYDERVTLPRRVNEHTATATYNNGVLEVVFEPADQSAGIDLE, translated from the coding sequence ATGCGCCGAGACGACCGCGACGACCCCTTCGACGATCTCTTTCGCGAGATCGAACGGATGATGAACGAGATGATGAGCGGCGCGGACATGAACTTCGAATCGAGCACGAGCGTCGACACCGGATTCGGCACTGACACCCACGTCGACGTCCACGACGCCGACGACGAAATCCGCGTCGTCGCCGACCTCCCTGGCGTCGAAAAACAGAACATCGACCTCGAGTGTGACGGCAAGACGCTCACGATCTCCGCTCGAAGCGACCACCGCGAGTACGACGAACGCGTCACCCTACCCCGCCGGGTCAACGAACACACCGCTACCGCCACGTACAACAACGGCGTCCTCGAGGTCGTCTTCGAGCCCGCCGACCAGTCTGCCGGTATCGACCTCGAATAA
- a CDS encoding ATP-grasp domain-containing protein, with protein sequence MIDLAVVNREETFERMREPLAERGIQIHHVRVRERTIPLGGDAPWSPDEFDVGFVYPGRLMEGGVADALLAVPWLNGRDAVVTSRNKAEVLARLERAGLPVPESVYVSNAVDESDLRAVFERFDPPVVVKPNSTTRGAGVAKAHDLDSFLGICDYLGLVHDYRATGDKSFLVQEYLPGAVDYRVMVLEGEYVGAVERRLPDGARADGRWKHNVHRGAEATGADLPAPWREIAESAARELQIPFLGVDLLVTDDRVVVNETNARPTIDAATKYEPGFYDRLASAIDRRVRQETS encoded by the coding sequence ATGATCGACCTCGCCGTCGTAAATCGGGAGGAGACCTTCGAGCGGATGCGTGAACCGCTCGCAGAGCGGGGTATCCAGATTCATCACGTGCGCGTGCGCGAGCGCACGATTCCACTGGGGGGAGACGCGCCGTGGTCGCCGGACGAGTTCGACGTCGGCTTCGTCTACCCCGGGCGGCTGATGGAAGGCGGCGTCGCGGACGCGCTTCTCGCGGTGCCGTGGCTCAACGGCCGCGACGCCGTCGTGACCTCGCGGAATAAAGCGGAAGTACTGGCACGTCTCGAGCGTGCTGGCCTCCCCGTACCCGAGTCAGTCTACGTCTCGAACGCCGTCGACGAGTCCGACCTCCGTGCAGTCTTCGAACGGTTCGATCCGCCGGTGGTGGTCAAACCGAACTCGACGACGCGCGGCGCCGGAGTCGCGAAAGCCCACGACCTCGACTCCTTTCTCGGCATCTGTGACTATCTCGGGCTAGTCCACGACTACCGGGCGACGGGCGACAAGTCGTTTCTCGTCCAGGAGTACCTCCCCGGCGCCGTCGACTATCGGGTGATGGTTCTCGAAGGAGAGTACGTCGGCGCGGTCGAACGTCGATTGCCCGACGGTGCACGCGCCGATGGTCGGTGGAAACACAACGTCCACCGTGGAGCGGAAGCGACGGGGGCCGACCTGCCGGCCCCCTGGCGGGAGATCGCCGAGTCAGCGGCCCGTGAACTCCAGATCCCGTTTCTCGGCGTCGACTTGCTCGTGACGGACGATCGAGTCGTCGTCAACGAGACGAACGCCCGGCCGACGATCGACGCGGCGACGAAGTACGAACCGGGGTTCTACGATCGGCTGGCAAGTGCGATCGACCGCCGAGTCCGTCAGGAGACGTCGTAG
- a CDS encoding 50S ribosomal protein L16, with translation MADKPASMYREISKPAYTRREYITGIPGSKIAQHKMGDIGADSDDYPVQISLVLEEECQIRHGSLEASRLSANRHMLKNAGEGNYKMILRKFPHHVIRENKQATGAGADRVSDGMRQAFGKIVGTAARIQQGERLFTIWCDVDDADFAKDALRRAYNKISPPCRIVVEKGEEKLIA, from the coding sequence ATGGCCGACAAACCCGCCTCCATGTACCGGGAGATCAGTAAACCGGCCTACACGCGCCGTGAGTACATCACTGGGATCCCGGGTTCGAAGATCGCACAGCACAAGATGGGTGACATCGGGGCCGACTCCGACGACTACCCCGTCCAGATCAGCCTCGTCCTCGAGGAGGAGTGCCAGATCCGCCACGGGTCGCTCGAGGCCTCGCGTCTCTCCGCGAACCGCCACATGCTGAAAAACGCAGGTGAGGGCAACTACAAGATGATCCTCCGGAAGTTCCCCCACCACGTCATCCGCGAGAACAAGCAGGCGACGGGTGCGGGTGCAGACCGTGTTTCCGACGGGATGCGCCAGGCGTTCGGGAAGATCGTCGGCACCGCCGCACGGATCCAGCAGGGTGAACGCCTCTTTACGATCTGGTGTGACGTCGACGACGCCGACTTCGCCAAGGACGCGCTCCGTCGCGCCTACAACAAGATCTCGCCGCCGTGTCGGATCGTCGTCGAGAAAGGCGAAGAGAAGCTGATCGCGTAA
- a CDS encoding MarR family transcriptional regulator, with protein sequence MMEQQLTTTNLEPIPDDLQSPQAKLVYLYIEAADGATVDDLAQALTMKKIAILSVLNSLSSDALVEKDGDRYVVAN encoded by the coding sequence ATGATGGAACAGCAACTCACCACAACGAACCTCGAGCCAATCCCGGACGACCTGCAGTCACCACAGGCGAAGCTCGTGTACCTCTACATCGAAGCTGCCGATGGCGCAACGGTCGATGATCTGGCCCAGGCGCTCACGATGAAGAAGATCGCGATCCTGAGCGTGCTGAACTCGCTGTCCTCGGACGCTCTCGTCGAGAAAGACGGCGACCGCTACGTCGTCGCGAACTGA
- a CDS encoding CBS domain-containing protein — protein sequence MKSFRIGSLFGIPIKLDLTFLLVLPLFAYLIGAQVEPITGVLNDVWDAGIATEALTTGVTPWILGLVAAIGLFVGVVLHELGHSLTAQRYGFPIDSITLWLFGGIAALSEMPENWRQELNIAIAGPIVSVLIGIVSYSLFLLTPSVLGDAASAATLNGALFVLGYLAVLNVALAIFNMLPAFPMDGGRVLRALLARNQPYAQATQQAANVGKLFALLMGLFGLFAFNIILIGIAFFVYIGASSEAQQVTMKAAFEGVTVSDIMTRSRDLHTVSPQTSVADLVRRMFSERHTGYPVLENGHLAGLVTLDDAQEIDPVERDAYTVDDVMTTDLQTIEPDADAMTAIERMQQENIGRLLVVDDGNLIGLITRTDIMTAMDIIKQSGAIDPLERGQPAD from the coding sequence ATGAAGAGTTTCAGGATCGGATCGCTGTTTGGCATCCCGATCAAGCTCGATCTGACGTTCCTGCTCGTTCTTCCACTGTTCGCGTACCTGATCGGTGCGCAGGTCGAGCCGATCACCGGCGTTCTCAACGACGTCTGGGATGCCGGAATCGCGACCGAGGCGCTGACCACCGGCGTGACGCCGTGGATACTTGGACTGGTCGCGGCGATCGGGCTGTTCGTCGGCGTCGTCCTCCACGAACTCGGCCACTCGCTGACCGCACAGCGCTATGGGTTTCCGATCGACTCGATCACACTCTGGCTGTTCGGCGGCATCGCCGCCCTCTCGGAAATGCCCGAGAACTGGCGACAGGAGCTCAACATCGCCATTGCCGGTCCCATCGTGAGCGTCCTCATCGGGATCGTCTCCTACAGCCTGTTTCTGCTGACCCCGTCCGTCCTCGGCGATGCCGCGTCGGCGGCGACGCTCAACGGCGCGCTGTTCGTCCTCGGCTACCTCGCCGTGTTGAACGTCGCACTCGCGATCTTCAACATGCTCCCTGCGTTCCCGATGGACGGCGGACGCGTCCTGCGAGCGCTGCTCGCCCGGAACCAGCCCTACGCGCAGGCGACCCAGCAGGCAGCGAACGTGGGCAAACTCTTCGCCCTGCTGATGGGGCTGTTCGGGCTGTTCGCGTTCAACATCATCCTCATCGGCATCGCCTTTTTCGTCTACATCGGCGCATCGAGCGAAGCCCAGCAGGTGACGATGAAAGCCGCGTTCGAGGGCGTCACCGTCAGCGACATCATGACGCGCTCTCGAGACCTGCACACCGTCAGCCCACAGACGAGCGTCGCCGACCTCGTCCGCCGGATGTTCAGCGAGCGCCACACGGGCTATCCCGTCCTCGAGAACGGCCACCTCGCCGGCCTCGTGACGCTCGACGACGCCCAGGAGATCGACCCCGTCGAACGGGACGCCTACACGGTCGACGACGTCATGACGACGGACCTGCAGACGATCGAGCCCGACGCGGACGCGATGACCGCCATCGAGCGCATGCAACAGGAGAACATCGGCCGCCTGCTCGTCGTCGACGACGGGAACCTGATCGGACTCATCACCCGGACGGACATCATGACCGCCATGGACATCATCAAGCAAAGCGGTGCGATCGACCCGCTCGAGCGAGGCCAGCCTGCAGACTGA